Proteins encoded by one window of Nicotiana tabacum cultivar K326 chromosome 10, ASM71507v2, whole genome shotgun sequence:
- the LOC107826336 gene encoding uncharacterized protein LOC107826336: MDPSSVQSTPSIQDDEWDTEGYVIPSLELEDPGQNSTSNFVEVEESRTSSDESKKEENLYLGPHGAPPSQSKQQELNPANNRKQKLRQKLKEADRRYSGSGRENKVEHLRELVGGKMPTGSKGSPREWLDTHCDENMFERRHL, translated from the exons ATGGACCCTTCTTCAGTGCAATCCACTCCTTCCATCCAAGATGACGAGTGGG ACACTGAAGGATATGTAATTCCAAGCTTGGAACTTGAAGATCCTGGCCAAAATAGTACTAGTAATTTTGTTGAAGTTGAAGAGTCAAGGACATCTTCAGATGAG TCTAAGAAAGAGGAGAATTTATACCTTGGACCTCACGGCGCTCCTCCTTCACAATCAAAGCAACAAGAGCTCAATCCGGCTAATAATCGCAAGCAGAAGTTAAGACAGAAACTGAAGGAAGCTGACAGGAGATACAGTGGAAGTGGTCGCGAGAATAAGGTCGAACACCTGAGAGAGCTTGTGGGTGGAAAAATGCCGACAGGATCAAAGGGCTCCCCAAGAGAGTGGCTTGACACTCATTGCGATGAGAATATGTTTGAAAGGAGGCATCTTTAG